In Lycium ferocissimum isolate CSIRO_LF1 unplaced genomic scaffold, AGI_CSIRO_Lferr_CH_V1 ctg5043, whole genome shotgun sequence, the DNA window attttgttctgatttcagaaGAGCTTCTCTGATAGAGTACAATTGGGAAACAGTTTCAGTGATGTTCATTCTTTCAGCTCCAGAATATGCAGAACAAACAACCCCGATTCGAAGAACAGAAACCAGAAACTCTTTATTCTGGTAGATACTTGTGCCTTTACCTTTATTGTCTTCATTACTTTCACAAATAAGGGACGGATCGATGACTTCCATAGCTCCATTAAGCAATGCATGCTTAGCGAAACTTGGAAGGTCTAAACCATCCTTAAACATTCCATCTGTAGGCCTTTTTCCTGTGAACATTTCTAGCAAGAGGATCCCGAAGCTGTACACATCACCACAAGTCGATAGCTCGCTACCCATCCCATATTCTACAGTTCACAAACGGAGAAAAACATGGAAGAGTAATTTTCTTAGTAGGATCATAACTCAGTAGGACTTGATTTTATAAAACTAAATGCTTGGTAGTATGTGTGTTTGTTTCTAGAGTAGAACAATGAAGAGATAGTTTTatcatttatgatatttataaagatggaagaaatgagaaaagaagTGTTACCTGGAGCAGTGTAACCAATAGTTCCTCTAACAATACTAGAGCTTCTTTCTGAAATGGAAGAATTTTGTGCAGTTGGCTGAAGGAACTTAGCCAAACCAAAATCACCAATATGCCCGACCAACCGATTGTCTAGAAGAATGTTGCTTGGCTTGAGATCACAATGAACTATTGGAGTCTCGCAGTTGTGATGTAGATAATCGACTGCAGAAGCAACGTCGATAGCAATGTTAAGCCTTTGAAGAATATTCAACCTTTTTGTTTCAGCTACCTGACTTGTATCTTCATCAAGTGGACCAAGATGCAACCAGTCTTCGAGGCTTCCATTAACCATAAACTCGTAAACCAATGCCTTGAAATCGTTCCCTTGATAGTCAATGCCTGAACAAGCTGTGAGAACCTTGACCAAATTCCGGTGCCTTATGTTTCTCAAGACTTCACATTCAGCCATAAAACTTTTGCAAGCTCCACGTCGCAAGAGGTTTAATACTTTTACCGCGACAACTAATCCTCCATCAAGAGTTCCTTTATAAACAGATCCATAGCTACCAGCACCAATCAAGTTGTCTTCGGAGAATCCATTAGTAGCTTGAAGCAAACTTTGGTAAGACACATTTATGAGTGACTCACCGATTGAACTTGAAACAGGCACCCTTCTCGATTTCTTTAACAAGAAATAATATAGTAAAGTGACTAGCATACCAAGTCCTAGTATACCAAAGACAACGGAGATAACAATCTTGAGGATAAACCTCAAACCAAAATTTTTCGATCTTTTGATGTCACATTCCGGAAGATGTATGTTAGGGACACCTCCACAAAGTTTTGGATTTCTGattactgatattgcacttgcatTTTTAAAGACGCCTTCATTTGGTAAAACTCCTTCGAAATCATTGAACGATAAGTTCAAGCGTTGAAACTTGAATCCCTCCAAGTATTTTGGTACTTGGCCAGATAAATTATTCCTAGAAAGGTCTAAAACATGGAGACCTCTCAAAGAACTGAAAGAAGGAGGAATAATCCCTTGAAATAAGTTTCCTTTCATGTCTAAGGCTTCAAGTCTCACACAGCTACCAATGGTACTCGGGATTTTACCGGTCAAGTTATTCACGGAAACATTAAGATATTCAAGATTTCTCATGCGTCCAACTTCAAGAGGAATAAAACCATCCAGATGGTTCTCAGAAATGTCTACAGCAACTAAGGAAGAGAGAGCAAAAAGTTCCTTAGGTATCTCTCCTAACAAGTTATTTTGAGAAACATATATTTCAATCATGTAATTGCAATTTCCTAAACTTGCTGGTATCTCACCTGTGAGATTATtattgtgaagaagaaggattgaTACTACACTCAGATTTCCCAGAGGTGATGGAATATTCCCTGAAAATCTATTCTGACCCAAATCCAGAATCTGCAGTTTATTAACTTTCCCAAAACTGATTGGAATGGTACCAGTAAGTAAGTTTTCCCTCACCTGAAATTCTTCCAGGTTGATGaaatttccaatctcaaccgGTATGTTACCGCGTATTCTGTTGTATGACAACTGCACAACCTGAAGCTCGGTCGATAGATTTCTGAAGGATGCAGGCAGAATCCCTCCAAAACTATTGAACTGAATCTCCAAAATTCTGAAACGAGACGCATTAGTCAGAGAGGCGATGAAACTTAAATCATCTGGTTTTCCTGTTCCAAGATAATTCCCTGGAATTGTTAACTGTTGAAGCCCATTCAGGTTCTCAAGACTTGGTACAGTTCCTGTAAGGTGATTACCTCCAGCAAGAAAATACATTAGCTTTGATGAATTGGACAATGTAGATGGGATCGATCCAGAAACATTGTTTCCACCGATGATGAATAATTCAAGATTCGGGAGGGTGATTCCCAAACTTGAAGGAAGTGTACCTTGGATTTGGTTCATTCCAACATCAAATGTTCGGATGGAAGATATATTGAAGATTGCAAAAGGGATAGTACCTGTCAAATAGTTCGCAGCTAAACCGATACTTTCTAAGTTCTTCAGCTGCCCAAGTGAATCCGGGACTTTCCCCTGAAGATTATTCAATGGTGCATAGAATCCTTTCAATGATGTTAAGTttccaaaagaagaagggattTCACCTGTCAAGCTGTTTCGAGTGAGTAACAAGTACTCGAGTTTGGACAAGGCGCCTAACTCTAAAGGAAGACTTCCTACTAACTTGTTACCTCCAAGGATAAGAGATACAAGATTTGAGCACCTTGATAAATTTGAAGGAATATCCCCATGAAATGAGTTGTTACCAAGATGCAATCGTTGTAGCCTTCTCAAACGACCAATCTCTGAGGGGATTTCACCATGGAAGCTATTGTTCGACAGGTATAGAGACCTGAGGAAACTCATGTTGCCAATGAAGGGAGACAAGGGACCATTAAGGTTTTGGTTCGGGATGTTTAGTTTAATAACTCTGATGTGTTTACGTCCACAAGTGACACCAGGCCACTGGCAAAAGTGTGTGGACACGTTCCATGTTTTCGTATATCCAAAAGGGTCATTTATAGCTCCCTTGAATGCAAGTAGTGCTTGTTGGTCTGTGTCATTGCCACGACACAATGCCATagacaaacaaacaaaacttgtAATGAAGAATAGAACAGAACTACTACTATTTACTAAAAGATTGGAGGAGAACAATGCTGAATCCATATTAATATATTTGGTACTGTGTTTGTTTCTGAACACTTAAGAATATATAGAGGAGGATAGCAAGCTACATAGTTTAATATGAGTATACAGACAGGACAACTTGGTATAGAAAATAAATGCTGTTATTAGAGGCAACTGTTGACCAGTCATGTTGTATCTTGCAAATGCATAAATGACTAACTGTATTTCTTTTGACAAGTTGACTAtgatgtaattcccaaagtcaAGCTTTGTAGAATCTGCTAAAACCTGTTCTCAACTTGTTTTAAAATAGTTTAGCTTGATAGTAGGGCTGACAAAATGGTTTAAACATAcgagagataatggtcaaaaacacacctgaactatcactttttcccGAGTTTCACACCCCAGCTATCGATTGTTTCCTTTTcttacctgaactatcaccatctatgtattGAAACACGGATAGTTATTCCCTTTTCTTACCTGAACGATCatcatctatgtattaaaacacagatagttgttctcttttcctacctgaactatcaccatctatgtattaaaacacgtCTAGGTGATAGTTTGGGTAGAAAAAAGGAACAACTGGTAGTTAGCCTAACCATCTTCGAGGTGTGAATAATTGACCATTTAAAATGGATcagatatgaatatatattatcCACTAAAAGatgtatatccatattatcGATACCCATTTGTCCGCTTGTTATTTTTCATTAGTTCAGAGCTGTGTGGGAGTCTAAGCTTATTTTGGCTTTTAGCTTGTATTCTCACTTGACTATTCCTGAAATAATGGATAATATGGGTTATTGGTCGGCTTGTGATAGTTGTGTATTGCAATTCTAGTCAATTCTTTGTCGGTAATGCAAAGCCAAAGTTTAATTGTGGGTTTTTTCTTTCCTTACTTATCTTTTCTCCAATATGAAGTGCAAATATCCCACATAGATGGTCTTTCCTTCCTCCTTATTTTGAATTGTGTGTtctttggattagtaaatgagCTAGAACAAGAGATGGCCTCGCCCACATTAGAATTGAGCTTCGTAGGCAAAAGTGAtgaatcccccccccccccctctctcccCTTTGCGCGCGGGATATATGTGAGGCCCAAATTAATTCTACCCATTGTTCAAGAGTTAATGCcaataattatttttcactAGTTCGACTGTTCAATCTGACCCGCCTGTTTACGATCCTACTTGATATTTACTTATTGATGATAAGTTGACGAcgatgtaattcccaaagtcaAGCTTTCAGAATCTTTCTAAAACTTGTTTTAAAATAGTTTAACTTGATTATCACTTTTTTATGAAGCATCCTGCTTGGACAAAAGTACTATTTAGATTAAAGTAGGATCCTATATATCCCAAGTTGCTCGGACTGGGATGTCTGGTACGGGTGCAGATCTAGAGGTTAAATTCTTCATGagctaaatttttaaaattcgaGGATAAGGATCCAAGTACAGATACAGATGGGTgcgataaaaataatttaaatatctaaaaatagagttataaatATATGCCTAAATTATGGTGGActatttggaaggaaaggaatgCACGATCTTTTGGACCAACTTTGAATTAGTaattattttgtgtgtgtgtaacaTGGCTATTGCAAATGATATAAAGGCCGTGATAAGCTTCTTGAGTTGATTGCACATTTGACAGTAATGTGGACCTATAACTATCTTTAAGGACTTTCTGGTTGCTGACTTTTTAATACGAATATCTTTTAacgataaaaaataatatgccTAAATTATGATTTCCCCATTGTATCTGTTTTGAAATTCTCTAGCAATTTTGGTCAAATTAGTCAAAATCAATTGATGATGTATCgtcgaaagtgaagagtccgcaCAACTTAATGTATACCTCACTTTCGTTCCGACTCTTTTtgttaaacaaaaaagaaagaagtgcTCTGAGGAGATAAAGTTGTAAGTCAAAAGAAGTTGGTATTTATAGAAAAAGAAGTCATCAAGCTATAAGTGAACAATGAGATCAATTTGAAATTAATTTAGAAAGGattttttctctcaattaagGAGAATGCATAGATTAAATTTGTCAAACACTAAAGCTCTAACACAAGCATGCATATGCATAATGCCAGCTGATATTGTTATTTAATAGAGCTATTTGGAATTAATAAGCTGGATTAGTATAACAGCAACCTTTAACTTGTGTAATCAATGAACGATATAGCAGTGTGTGAGGATTGTTcaaacaactcttcaacttgtCCATCACTTGGGCTGAGAGTTACTGATCCGACTCCTCAGCATCTCTCTTTATctcaattttttcaaaattcttaCTTGGATGGGCGACATATGTCTCATTTAAATATCAATGATTTAGATTTAATCAACTAAAGTTGGGTCTTGATCATAGttataataattaatttgtcccaatttatgtgatatttttcacATCCCGAGATTCATACTGcatgaactttgaccaacattttaagatgtagtTTTTACTAAATTGATAtgaaaaaaattgcaacttattgtacttttcaagtatataaattttaattttaatacatATAGAGTTAATTGAATCCAATTTAGTTTCAAAGTTTAGTCAAGTTGACTTTAGAGTAGCGAAAAGTATACATACGTTGCtacggagggagtaacaaatTTTTTcattggtaaaaaataaaaaacatattTCACACCTCAAAGCTGACAatcagttgttcccttttcctacctgaaaCTGTCATCAAGTGTGTTTTAATACTTAGATaatgatagttcaggtagaaaaagGGAACAACTGATAATTAAAGTGCGAAACTTaagaaaaagtgatagttgaggtgtgtttttgaccactATCTCGCTCACTTATGTTGATTGGACTCGTCAAAAATGTCACAAACACGAAAAAGTGTGTTTGtgacacactttcctttttagtgcatcacaaaaagaatgtcacatttCTATACGCAGAAACAATTTAACTATATGAGAAGATTTACAGCCTTcacaaatatctaagatttGTTTGGAacaataatttaagaaattttttttttttccttaaacttCGCGTTTAATCAAATGGTGTCACGTAAATttgaacagagggagtattatactTGTATGGAATTTTCCTCAAAATATTGTTCTACCCctattgaatttttaaaaattctttgGAAGAGAAATTACAATTTCGAACCCATAACCTTTAAATTCTGGGCTGGcactattttttaatatacaccctcttataattttttaaactaagTTATTAAACATGTTGCAGAAGTTAAACTAAAATCTGTGCTTATTCTGTTCATATATCCAATGTTCTAACAACATGTTCATCACTCAAACTTCCTTAAACCCCATGTCAAATGACAACAAAAGACacattttttttcaagaaactcATCACATGTCACCTCTTTTCACTTCCAAATTCTACACCCTTTGCCAAGATTCTAGAATCTTGCATCAATTCAAAGTCCCAAAATATCATACAAACTGTCCATTGTCGAATTCTCAAAACCCAATTTAGTTCAGAGGTATTCATAAACAACAAGTTAATAGATACATATGGGAAATGTGGTATGTTCAAGAATGCTAAGaaggtgtttgataaaatgcctgAGAGAAATACCTTTACTTGGAATGCCATGattaatgcatatacatcatcaagATTGTATTTTGAGGCTGAGGGGTTGTTTTATTTAATGCCTGAACCTGATCAATGTTCATGGAACTTGATGGTTTCGAGTTTTGCTCAATGTGAATTGTTTGACTCGTCGATAGAGTATTTCGCGAAAATGCATAAAGAAGATTTTGTTTTGAATGAGTTTTCTTATGGTAGTGGTTTAAGTGCTTGTGCAGGGTTAAGGGACTTGAAAATGGGAACTCAAATTCATGCATCAGTTGTTAAATCGAGATATTCGGATAGTGTTTACATGGGTTCTGCGCTTATTGACATGTACTCGAAAACAGGTAGTGTGTGTTGTGCAACAAAGGTGTTTAACGGGATGTGTGAGCGTAATATGGTGTCGTGGAATAGtttaatttcttgttatgaGCAAAATGGGCCTGCGAGGGAGGCGCTCGAGATATTTGTTAGGATGATGGACTTTGGTTTTAAACCAGATGAGAAGACCTTTGCGAGTGTAGTAAGTGCTTGTGCGAGTTTGTGTGCGATAAGAGAAGGTAAGGAAATCCATGCCCGAATTGTCAAGTCGGATAAGCTTAGAGATGATCTTATTATATGCAACGCATTGGTTGATATGTATGCAAAGTTTGGGAGAATTGATGAAGCTAGATGGATTTTTGATAAAATGCCAGTCAGAAGCGTGGTGTCACATACTTGTTTAGTAAGTGGTTATGCGAGAGTTGCAAGTGTGAAGACTGCGAGATCCATGTTTATGGGAATGATTGAAAGAAATGTCGTGTCTTGGAATGCTCTTATTGCTGGATATACACAGAATGGGAATAACGAAGAGGCATTAAATCTCTTTCTTATGCTAAAAAGAGAATCGGTTTGGCCAACTCATTATACGTTTGGGAACCTCCTCAATGCATGTGCAAATTTAGCTGATCTGAAGCTTGGTAGGCAGGCTCATACACATATTTTGAAACATGGATTCCGTTTCCAGAATGGACCCGAGCCTGATGTTTTCGTGGGGAACGCTCTCATagacatgtatatgaaatgtgGATCAGTTGATGATGGTAGCTGTGTATTCACAAAAATGCTCGACAGAGACTGGGTTTCATGGAATGCCGTAATAGTTGGATATGCACAAAATGGGCATGCTGTTGAAGCTCTTGAAACTTTTAACTTTATGTTAGTATCTGGAGAGAAGCCAGATCATGTGACTATGATTGGAGTTCTATGTGCGTGTAGTCATGCAGGATTGGTTGAGGAGGGTCGTAAATATTTCTATTCCATGGGCACAGAGTATGGGTTGGAACCGTTGAAGGACCATTATACGTGCATGGTTGATTTGCTTGGCAAGGCTGGTTGCTTAGCAGAGGCGAAGGATTTGATTGAATCCATGCCGATGTCTCCTGATAGTGTTGTATGGGGTTCTTTGCTCGCTGCATGTAAAATTCACAGGGAAATCGAGTTGGGAAAGTATGTGGCGGAGAAGCTTTTGGAGATTGATCCTACAAATTCTGGCCCTTATATTCTTCTATCAAACATGTTTGCTGAACAAGGAAGATGGCAAGATGTCAAAATGGTCAGAAAGCTTATGCGACAGCGAGGCGTTGTTAAACAGCCGGGTTGCAGTTGGATTGAAATACAAAGCCATGTTCATGTTTTCATGGTAAAAGATAAGAGGCATgcaaagaaaaaagagataTATCGGATATTGAATACACTAACTAAATTGATGAAGCTCTCTGGCTATGTCCCGGATGCTGGTCATTTTGATGCTGATGAGGAGCAAGCCATGTTGGATTTTTCCTCATCTGAAGAGTTTGAAGAACCTGTAACAGCTGCCATCGCATGATGTTCAAGGCGACTTGTGAAAAATGCTAATTCCCTGTACTTGTCTAGAAAGAGTTATACAAAAGATTCTTATAGTcgattcctactaattcaagagtgAAACGTAATTGGTTGATTTGTTTCCATGTATCCTCCCCCATCTGCCAAGGAGAACAGAGGCAGAAACACATTAGTGAATGTAAGTTACTGAAATGTCATCATGTGTATCTCACTTAACAAATATCACATATGCATCTTTCCTggatcactttttttttacctCTATGACAGTTTAGTTTGTctttgagctgagggtctattggaaacagcctccctagcCTCCCCAGATCCCActcacactgggtatgttgtagttgttgatgaGAGTTTAGTTGTCTGCTAAGCTTAAACTTTTATATGTCTGTTACCATTAATCTTCCCTAGGGAAGAAAGTCCAACGTAACGTCAGTGATTTCAAAAGGTGCATGCTTGTGTCAGGGTAGATTGTTTATATTACACCCCTTTGGGGCGCGGCCCTTCCTCGGGCCctacgtgaatgcatgatgctTCGTGCACTTGGTTGCCCTTTATACTTGTATAGCATGATTTCTTGTCGTTAAGCCTTCCTTCTCTGGAACTAACCTGTTTTGGTTAGATATCAAAAAAGTTGCTACTACTTTTGGCAGCAGTATGATTTGTCTGGTGATTTCATCATttgaatttagaagaaatatAATCTGTATAAAGCCTTTTGAAAAATTGCATTATATTGATTATAATTTACAACACAGCTTCCTCTGTATTTTCTATACATGAAATTTTGCCTAGTATTGTAACAAAAGCGAGTGAAACAATCTTTGCAAGAGAATTCTGAATATTTGCCTTCCCCTTTGCAGGTGTTCACAAGTTtagtaagaaaagaaagtacaGTAGCTTTCTAGTCTAGAATGTAATAGAAGCTCAAGAATAGAGTCATCACCTTTGAGTTTCAAAAATCCCAATGCATTAAGCTTTCGCTATACGCAGGGTTGAGAGAAGGATCTGACCACAAGGGACTATTTCTGtaagaggctgtttccacgaCCTATGAGTTCCAACCCCAACAAAAATcactaaagattttttttttaaacgtaAAGATGATAAATGGACTGATTAGTCAAATTCTGACAACGTCAAAATGAATTAAATCAATATATGAATCATGACTTAACTCGTCCTACATTTACTTGGATAAAAATAAGTTGAGTCAAGATGTATCATATAACTACATTAATTGGTCATAAATCAATTCATGCAACATGACTCAACCTcccctcctttttattttaattatccaAAATTTAGTTCACTTTTATAAATGTAATGTTAATTGCATTTTAAACATTGTACTAAAGTACCATTTTGGCAAACGAATATTGCACTTCTTTTCCCAACCTATCCCCTCAACCTgccacccctccccccccccccccccccaacaaaaaaaaaacctcaaaaagaaggaaggaaaaaCAAACTTAGGTGCTAAAAATGCATTCTTACTTATAACTGCACCCCTTGAGATACTCtttccgttcacttttactttgtCACATTTCACTTCTTGAAAGTTAACTTGATTAATCTTTAaagctaaattaaattaaattatttaatatataaaatcttTGTACTTCGACAATCTGTTGTCtcttgtattttgtttattgtgTTAGTTTGCAGTTAGTGTTATTTTTCTTCCTAATGCTTAGCTATAGTATTTTATCATTGCTTTTTTACTTTCGTCATTTCTTATATAACCCTTTTATCATgtttttttcttgagccgaaGATCTTTCAGAAACAACCTTCTTATCCCCTCAAGATAGGTGTAATGTCCGCGTACACTCTACTCTCCCCAGACCCTACTTTTTAGAAAACTATAAgaaaaatactactccctccgtttcaatttatataaacccatttccttattagtccgtgTCAAAAAGTatgacctctttctatatttcaaaacagtttacctttatgcaatgattcatagtcacacaaaatatatatgactcatttaacaccactaatttaaaagtcttttttaaCTTTCTTAAACACGTatccagtcaaatgggttcatataaattaaaacggaaaaagtataaattataacttttcttatatatttacGTTTAACAAAATTCATCTAGTTTGACTTTTAAAGGCGAAATgcgacaagtaaaaatgaaatgagGGAGTATGAAATTGAACCCAAAATACAGAAATAACCTCCCCACCCCCAAACCCCCcccccagaaaaaaaaaaaaaaaaaaaaggaaaccaaAACTATCGATCCAAATACACCCACGCGATAGGTTATTTTTAGGCAGGAGAAGAACACACAGAacagcaacaaaaaaaatgttacagcTATAGGCCACATCCCATCTCAATCTTCATTCTTGTAATGAAAATTAAGAATGTTGGGTGGGTCTCGCTGTATATTAAGAGACACTAATAATTTTTACCAATTCACTACCATTTTCACTACTGTTTCTCCACTTACATCTGATTCTTCCTTCAAGAATTTCAAAATCAGATTGAGAaacaagaataataataatatcagTTCTTGTTTGAGCAATAAAGTTGGTAGTGATTTTGGGGTCTACTGTGTACAACCCAAATCTTCAGATACCCAAAGTTCTTTACTTTCTCAAACtttaaggtaatttttttttataaattttcttcTTTGGGATGTAAATGTAGTTACTCTTGGAGTAATTTTGAGGTGTTCATAAAATTTAGTTATTTATCTTCAGATACCCAAAGTTCTTTACTTTCTCAGagtttgaggtaattttttaataacttttcttctttgggCAGTAAATGTAGTGATTCTTGGGGTTTTTTTGAGGTGTTGATAAAATTTAGTTATTTTGGGatttcttttgaatgaattgtgtACAAACTAAATCTTCAGATACCCAAAGTTCTTTACTTTATCAAACTTTGAGGTAATTTTGTCataacttttcttctttgggTAGTAAATGTAGTGATTCTTGGGGTACTTTTGAGATGTTGATAAAATTTAGTTATTTTGGGatttcttttgaatgaattgAGTACAAACTAAATCTTCAGATACCCAAAGTTCTTTACTTTCTCAAACTTTGTGGTaattatcattaatttttttttaaaaaaaaaatttagtgatTTTTGGGTAATTTTGAGGTACATGTTCTTGTTTGAGGTTGTTTTTTGGatattttttgtttcaattgTGTACAACCTGAATGTTAGATATCTAAAGCCCTTAACTTTCTGAAAGTTTGAGGTAATTCAACATATCTGTTCTTGTTTGAGCAATAAATTGAGTGATTTGGCCCCCAGGTTTTAGTCTAGTGGTAAGAGCGCAACACAGTTATGTGTGGGTTAGGCACACAGCACGATTTAGAACCTTGCCTCAGACAAAAAtctggtatttaagtggagaaggctAGCGGGGTGGGCCCGTTATTCGCTGAGTTTCGAACCGTGTGCCCACCGCGTTCGGGGATTTCTCGGGTATTAGAAAAAGAATTGAGTGATTTTGGGGTTCCGTTTTATCAATTGTATTCAACCTGAATCTCTAGATACCCAAAGTTCCTCGCTTTCTAATaggtggaggtaaattccatatATTTTCACTTGTTTTTAAACCATTTTGTCATTGTGTAGAAAAGAAAGTTTTTTTAAACCTTGATTTATAAGCTTGTGATCGCTGGAAATGGAATGGGTAAgttgaaattggaaaattaGTTGCAACATTTGGTTTGGATCACATTTTGGATCGAAACAATATGATAAGCTTATAGGAATATCATATAAATGGGGGCAGTACGCCTTTGTGCTTACTAAACTGTGTTGTGTTGAGTTTTTGTTGTAGatataaaataaagagataGTTATTTCTCTCTTAACTGTCTAAAGTCACACACTTTAACAGGGCAATAGAGTAGAGAGTAGATGGAGGCCCCATGTTTGAGTCTTGTTTTCAGTCATCTACAAAAATAGTTCCGCATGCTTGGCTCAATAGAAAGATTCAAGAGCTGGATGTGAGAGAGCGTGTTGTAGatctaaaacaaataaatatga includes these proteins:
- the LOC132044625 gene encoding probable LRR receptor-like serine/threonine-protein kinase At3g47570, producing the protein MDSALFSSNLLVNSSSSVLFFITSFVCLSMALCRGNDTDQQALLAFKGAINDPFGYTKTWNVSTHFCQWPGVTCGRKHIRVIKLNIPNQNLNGPLSPFIGNMSFLRSLYLSNNSFHGEIPSEIGRLRRLQRLHLGNNSFHGDIPSNLSRCSNLVSLILGGNKLVGSLPLELGALSKLEYLLLTRNSLTGEIPSSFGNLTSLKGFYAPLNNLQGKVPDSLGQLKNLESIGLAANYLTGTIPFAIFNISSIRTFDVGMNQIQGTLPSSLGITLPNLELFIIGGNNVSGSIPSTLSNSSKLMYFLAGGNHLTGTVPSLENLNGLQQLTIPGNYLGTGKPDDLSFIASLTNASRFRILEIQFNSFGGILPASFRNLSTELQVVQLSYNRIRGNIPVEIGNFINLEEFQVRENLLTGTIPISFGKVNKLQILDLGQNRFSGNIPSPLGNLSVVSILLLHNNNLTGEIPASLGNCNYMIEIYVSQNNLLGEIPKELFALSSLVAVDISENHLDGFIPLEVGRMRNLEYLNVSVNNLTGKIPSTIGSCVRLEALDMKGNLFQGIIPPSFSSLRGLHVLDLSRNNLSGQVPKYLEGFKFQRLNLSFNDFEGVLPNEGVFKNASAISVIRNPKLCGGVPNIHLPECDIKRSKNFGLRFILKIVISVVFGILGLGMLVTLLYYFLLKKSRRVPVSSSIGESLINVSYQSLLQATNGFSEDNLIGAGSYGSVYKGTLDGGLVVAVKVLNLLRRGACKSFMAECEVLRNIRHRNLVKVLTACSGIDYQGNDFKALVYEFMVNGSLEDWLHLGPLDEDTSQVAETKRLNILQRLNIAIDVASAVDYLHHNCETPIVHCDLKPSNILLDNRLVGHIGDFGLAKFLQPTAQNSSISERSSSIVRGTIGYTAPEYGMGSELSTCGDVYSFGILLLEMFTGKRPTDGMFKDGLDLPSFAKHALLNGAMEVIDPSLICESNEDNKGKGTSIYQNKEFLVSVLRIGVVCSAYSGAERMNITETVSQLYSIREALLKSEQN
- the LOC132044624 gene encoding pentatricopeptide repeat-containing protein At2g13600, with product MTTKDTFFFKKLITCHLFSLPNSTPFAKILESCINSKSQNIIQTVHCRILKTQFSSEVFINNKLIDTYGKCGMFKNAKKVFDKMPERNTFTWNAMINAYTSSRLYFEAEGLFYLMPEPDQCSWNLMVSSFAQCELFDSSIEYFAKMHKEDFVLNEFSYGSGLSACAGLRDLKMGTQIHASVVKSRYSDSVYMGSALIDMYSKTGSVCCATKVFNGMCERNMVSWNSLISCYEQNGPAREALEIFVRMMDFGFKPDEKTFASVVSACASLCAIREGKEIHARIVKSDKLRDDLIICNALVDMYAKFGRIDEARWIFDKMPVRSVVSHTCLVSGYARVASVKTARSMFMGMIERNVVSWNALIAGYTQNGNNEEALNLFLMLKRESVWPTHYTFGNLLNACANLADLKLGRQAHTHILKHGFRFQNGPEPDVFVGNALIDMYMKCGSVDDGSCVFTKMLDRDWVSWNAVIVGYAQNGHAVEALETFNFMLVSGEKPDHVTMIGVLCACSHAGLVEEGRKYFYSMGTEYGLEPLKDHYTCMVDLLGKAGCLAEAKDLIESMPMSPDSVVWGSLLAACKIHREIELGKYVAEKLLEIDPTNSGPYILLSNMFAEQGRWQDVKMVRKLMRQRGVVKQPGCSWIEIQSHVHVFMVKDKRHAKKKEIYRILNTLTKLMKLSGYVPDAGHFDADEEQAMLDFSSSEEFEEPVTAAIA